GGACGAAATGTTTGCCAGGATTGCGAGCATTGTTGATCCGGTGAAGATAGATATTGTGGTGTCCAATCACGTAGAGATGGACCACTCAGGGTGTCTTGGCGAAGTGGTCAAACGGGCGCCCAATGTGGAAGTGCTGACGTCGACCAATGGTGAGAAGGGATTAAAACTCCATTTTGACACTTCTGCCTGGAATATGCGGGCTGTGAAAACCAACGAAGAATTATCCATTGGCAAGCATACGCTTAAGTTTGTACATATGCCTTTGGTTCATTGGCCTGACTCCATGGCAACCTACGTCCCGGAGGCCAAACTGCTTATGCCCAATGATGCGTTTGGCCAGCACATTGCCACTGAGGGCATATTTGAAGATGAGACGGCCAAAGATGTTGTGATGGAAGAAGCGGCTAAGTATTATGCCAATATTATTCTGCCGTATGGTGCACAGGTGGACAAAGCCTTGACAGCGCTTTCCGGCCTGGAGTTTGACATGATCGCCACCAGCCACGGATTGATTTGGCGGAAGTATTTTACGGAAATTATTGAGAAGTATAAATTTTGGACTCAGTATAAAACAGTCGAAAAGGCGGTTGTGATTTATGACACCATGTGGGGCGCGACGGAGACCATGGCGCATACGGTCAAGTCGGCGTTTGAAAACATGGATATTCCAGTTGTCATGCGCAGCCTCAAGCATATGCATATTTCTGATCTGGTTGCCGATGTTTTGGAAGCGCGGTATATTGCACTGGGATCCCCAACATTGAATAATATGATGCTCCCCACCATGGGAGCATTTATGACATATATTCGGGGATTGAAGCCGCAGAATAAAAAAGCCATGATTTTCGGTTCTTATGGATGGAATCCCAATACCATGAAAGAGCTGGAAACCTGGGTCCGCGAGATGGGCTGGGAATTACCCGGCTCGGTGGTGAACGCCAAGTATCGCCCCACATCGGAACTCCTTGCGCACTTGCGTCAGACAGTAGGGCAGCTAAAGGATTCGTGAGATTACAAAGGAGGCAGGAGGCATGAATAAAAATTTGGAAAAAGCGCTTAATGATCAGATTAATGCCGAGTTTTACTCCGGTTATCTTTACCTGGCCATGTCCGCATATTTTGAGGAACAGAATATGACCGGGTTTGCCGGCTGGATGTATGTCCAGTATCAGGAAGAAATCACCCATGCGGTTAAGTTTTTCCGCTATGTTTTGGAGCGGGGCGGAAGTGTCACACTGGATACAATTGCCAAGCCGGCGACCGACTGGAAGAATGCGGAAGAAGTTTTTGCCGAAGTCGTGAAGCACGAACACTATGTAACCGGTTTAATCAATAAGTTGGTGGATCTGGCTATTGCGGAGAAGGACCATGCCACCAATAATATGCTGCAATGGTTTGTTGCCGAGCAGGTTGAAGAGGAGGCCAATGTCGCGCAGATTTTCGGCCAAATTAAGATGGTTCAGGAATCCAAACAGGGATTGTATATGTTAAATAAAGAGCTGGGCCTGCGCGTCTTTGTGGATGCGACAGCCAAACCCACGGCATAAGCCGCTCAAATGGGAATGAAACCGACGCCGCAAGAATTAATCAAACACGAGCAGGCATTGGGTCTGCTTAATTACGGCATGTATATCGTTTCGTCACACGCGCAGGATAAGAAGAATGGTCAGATTATCAATGTGGCCTCTCAGGTGACGGCCGAACCCATGCAGGTGGTTATTTGTCTGAATAAACAGAATTTGACCCATGATTATATTACGCAAAGCGGTGTTTTTGGTCTTTCAATTTTGGAGCAGTCGACACCGTTTAAAGTTATCGGAACTTGGGGATTTAAATCAGGTCGTGATGTGGATAAATTTAAGGAGGCCGGTCATCGCGAAGGCAAAACCGGTGTACCGCTTCTTATCGATCATACACTGGCAACCCTGGAGTGTGAGGTGGTTTCATGCTGTGATGCCAACACGCATAGCCTTTTCTTGGGGCGGGTGGTCGGCGGAGAAGTTTTACGTGAAGGGGTTGCCCTAACCTATGATTACTATCGTCACGTGATTAAAGGTAAGGCATCTAAAAACGCACCAACCTTCCGGACGCAGGGGCACTAATGTCGTGTCTCACGCTGTTTGTACTGCATAAAAGTCATTGCGAGGAGCGGCGTACTGAGCCGATCCCTGAACTTTTCGGGAATGGTTTCCGGTATGCCGGAGGACGAGTGCACAATCTTCCAGGAAGCGTTTTCAGCATTGCACAACGAAAAAGCCAGGGAATGAATAGTGGGGCTGCTTGGAATACAGTTGGCTGGTTGAGTGAAAATTTCTTGTGCAGTACTGAAAACGCTCCCTGGAGAATTTAGACAGTACGGTCATCATTGGTGATGGCAGGTTGTTTATTAAACCATATGAGGTGACAAGATGCAAAAATATGTATGCGAAGTTTGTGGGTATGTTTACGATCCTGAAAAAGGCGATCCGGATGGCAACATAGCACCTGGAACACCTTTCGATCAGATCCCGGATGAATGGGTCTGCCCGGAATGCGGTGTGGGGAAGGATTCTTTCTCGCCGGCAGAGTAAGCTGATTTAGCAGTCACTTTTGTAGCAGGGCGGGACATCCGTCCTGCTGCATCTTTTTCTCACACCCTGGAAACCAGCCGGTATGGGAGAAGGTGGTTGAAGCAACCAGGTTCATCAGACGTCAATCCACGATATAGTTCCCATCTTCATTATTATTCATAGTTAGCGGTGTCAAAAAAAAACAGAGAGAAAATAATTTATATCCAAAGGCAGTAAAATTTTATAAAATGGCCAAACTGTCGGGGCTGCGAAACGTCCCAAATTTTCAAAATCTTTTCCGGTCGGGGAGGGTGTTATGAATCAGAAAGTGGTTATTATTGGAGCCGGTTCAGTGGGTGCGACCTTTGCTTATGCATTGATGCAGAGCCATTTGGCCCGCGAGATTGTGCTGATTGATTTAAATAAAGAAAAAGCCCAGGGGGAGGTTATGGACCTTCAGCAGGGGATCGCTTTTACACGTCCGGTAAATATTCGGCTGGGCGATTACAGCGACTGCCAAGATGCTGCTGCAATTGTAGTAACGGCCGGGGCCAAACAAAATCCAGGCGAAGACCGTCTCGCGTTGGCAGGACGCAATGCCGGAATCTTAAATACGATGATTCCGGAAATTATCAAGGACGGGTTTGCCGGTGTTTTAATTATGACCTCGAATCCCGTGGATGTCTTGACCCAGATGGCTTGGGACATATCCGGACTACCCCGGGAGCGTGTCATCGGGTCGGGCACGGTATTGGATAGCTCCCGGTTGCGGGCCTTGCTCTCGGAGCATTGTCAGGTTGATGCTGCCAATATTCATGCCATGATTATCGGAGAACACGGTGATTCTGAGGTGGCCGCATGGAGCGCAGCGACCATTGGCGGTGTACCGATCCAGCAATACTGTGAGGCGTGTGGTAGATGTGCTCCGGTGGATAAATACCCGCAACTTTTAGAGCAGGTGAAAAATGCGGCGTATGATATTATTCAACGTAAAGGCGCGACCTATTATGCGATTGGATTGGCCTTGGTTCAGATCGTGGGTGCGGTCTTGCGGGATGAGCACCGCGTTTTGCCGGTCTCCTATGTCATGCCTGCATTTGAAGGCATTGAGGATGTGGCGCTTTCCCTGCCGGCTTTAGTGGGCCGTAAGGGCGTGGAAAAAATTTTGAAGTTACCGTTGGCAGAGGCAGAGCAGGCGGCATTGCGCAAGTCCGCGTTTATTATTAAACAGAGTTATGAAAATATTCGCAGCCGGATTGCGAAAGTTTAGGAGATTGTTATCTATGGAACAGCCGTTGATGGAATTAAAAGGTGTTGCCGCATCGTCGGGACTGGCGGTCGGTCGGGTTTGTTTTTGGAGTGATCCGGAGGGAATCCCCCGGTATCCAATCAGTCCGGATCAAGTCAAAGCGGAGCTCCAACGCTTTGACGAAGCATTGGAGCTCTCGCGGCACCAAATTGAGAAGATGCGGCAGCGGGTGGAGCAGGAATTAGGGCAGGAAGAGGCGGCTATTTTTTCATCGCACAACCTGCTGCTGAATGATCCCTCACTTTATGCCAAGGTGGAGAAACGGCTGATCAATTTAGGCGTTAATCTGGAATCCGCGCTTGAGGAGACTATTGAAGAAATGGCCCAAATCTTTCTTAAAATTTCCGATGCCTATCTGCGGGAGCGGGTCAATGATTATCGGGACATCGGCCGCCGGGTCATGGATAATTTACTTTCTTATCAGCGGCAGTGCACAGTGGAGGAAGGTGAGCTGGTGGTGATGGTGGCACGCGAGCTGATGCCTTCGGACACAGTCCATTTTCACCGGCAGCATGTTGGTGCTTTTGTAACTGAGTACGGCGGGGTTTCCTCGCATGCGGCAATTCTGGCACGCTCGTTTCATTTGCCGGCAGTGGTGAGTGTTCCCGGGGCGCTTAAGCAAATTCGGAGTGGGGCCCAGGTACTGGTTGACGGCAATCGCGGAGTGATTGTGCTGGAGCCGTCAATGGCGCAGATTGAAGCTGCCCGGGAGGATGCGGCCCGCCGCTCCCAGGCGGTTTTACAGGTCCGCGAAGCAAAGCCGGCTGAAACGCTTGATAAAATCCTGGTCCGATTTTCCGCTAATCTGACGCGCGAGGATGAGGCGGAGGCGGCTCTGCGGGTCGGTGCGATGGGGGTGGGTTTATTACGTACAGAGTTTCTTTTTATGGACCGCAGAGAATTTTTGAGTGAGGAAGAGCAATACCTGGCCTACCGTCACGTTGTGGAAAAGATGGCACCTCATACCGTGATTATCCGGACACTCGATTTAGGAGAGGACAAGCATTTTGATTTCAACAATCCGGTTGACGAGGAAAAGGCAAGCCGTATTTTAGGCTGGCGCTCGATCCGTCTCTCGCTGGCGCATGAGCGTATCTTTATGGCGCAGCTTAAAGCGATTATGCGGGCTGCGGTACACGGCAAAGCGAAAATTCTGCTGCCTATGGTCAACGGGGTTGAGGAAGTTCGCCTTGTGCGGGAGATTATCGCCCGGGCAGCTGCAGAAATGTCCCGACAGCAGATTTCCCATCAGCCGGATGTTTCTTTGGGGGTGATGGTTGAGACCCCGGCCTCGGCATTTGCACCTGAGATCCTCTTGCGGGAAATTGATTTCATTTCCATCGGGACCAATGATTTGATTCAGTACGTGATGGTGGCTGACCGGACCTCGGATAAAATGCAGAAGTATTATCGGGCCGCATCCCCAATTATAGTAAAACTTTTACAGGATATTGCCCAGGTGAGCGCCGCGTTGGACAAAGATGTAAGCATTTGCGGCGAACTGGCCGGTGATCCGCTTTATTTACCCCTGTTGTTGGGCATGGGATTTACCAATTTTTCCGTTGCGCCGGTTTTGCTGCCGGATTTGGTGGACTCGGTCGGACACCTCCGGCATTCGGAGTGTAAAGGGCTGGTGCAAAAAGCACTTGCGCTTTCCACAGCAGATGAGGTTGAGGATCTTTTGCACCAATTCCGGGAGACGGCATCTTGAGGGATTGATTTTTATCCTACCTCATTTTTATCCAAATAAAAAAAAACGGCAGCTGACAGGACAAATAGAAAACAGTGTGTTTTATCGTGCCACGATAATAATTTGGCGGAATAAAAAACAGCTTGACATTAATCAGGTATTTAGGTACGATAATACCTAAATAAACCAGGAGACAGATATGGCGGGTTTTTTCCATGTATCAGATGCAGCATCCTTGGCATTGCATGCCTTGGCATTATTGGCCAAGGACAAAGATCAGACAATTTCAGCCAAGGTGTTGGCACAGACCATGGGCGTATCGTTGACTCATCTGGCCAAAGTGATGCAGCGGCTGGAGCATGCCGGTTATGTTCAGAGCAAGCGGGGTCCGGCCGGCGGGTTTGTACTGAAAAAAAAAGCAGCCGTGATATCGCTTCGGGAAATCTACGAGACCATTGCCGGCAGTATTAAAACGACACGCTGTCCTTTGGGAATACCGCAGTGTAAAGCGGAATGTCCACTGAGACGGACGCTGTATCGGGCGGAGGCGGATATTGTGCGTGAACTGGCGCGAACCACCCTGGCGGATTTTGCCGGGACCCTTAAAATTAAAAGTTAAAGATCACGACTGCCGCAATTAATAAAATCGCCTATTGTCAAGCGTCCGGATCGGTTACATCATGGGCGGTTACTTAATTTGTACAAAAACGCTAAAAGACCACAAGAAAGGAATTTGCATGGGAAACCAACGTAAAATTATCAAAATTAATGAGGCACTCTGCAATGGATGCGGTCTATGTATTCCCAATTGCCCGGAAGGGGCCTTGCAGATTATAGACAACAAAGCCAGATTGGTCAGTGATTTGTTCTGTGACGGATTGGGTGCTTGTATCGGACATTGCCCGGAAGGCGCCATTACGATTGAGGAACGCGAGGCGGAGCCCTATGATGAAAAAAAAGTTATGAATAATATTGTGCCGCAAGGGGTCAACACGATCAAGGCGCATTTAAAACACTTAAAAGATCATGGTGCAGACGATTTATACAGTCAGGCAGTGGCGTATCTGAAGGAGAACAATATTCCGGTCCCGGAGGATACCCCGGCGGCAACAGAGGTACCCGGCGGCGGATGTCCGGGGTCGCGTGCCGTGGACCTCAAGCAAGCGGCACCCCAGCCCGATGTCAGCCAGGCCGGCCCGCGCGCAGTGTCGCAGCTTCAGAATTGGCCGGTCCAGCTCATGTTGGTGCCGCAGAGTGCACCCTACTTAAAGAATGCCGACCTGTTGATTGCCGCAGACTGTGTTGCGTTTGCCTATGCCGAGTTTCATCGGGATTTTATAAAGGATAAGGTTGTTATTATTGCCTGCCCCAAACTGGATGATGCCGCTTACTATACTGAGAAATTGACCTCACTATTCCAGGCCAATGAGATTAAGTCCGTCCAGGTGGCGCACATGCAGGTGCCTTGTTGTTCCGGGTTGGTTGAAATTATCAAGCGGGCGCGTACCGAATCCGGTAAAAATATTCCTATAAGCAGGGTCAATATAAGCTTGCAGGGCGACATACTCGAAGAAGTAGCGACAGTATAAAAAAGGAGGAAGAGAACGATGTATTGTAATCAATGCCAGGAAACATTAAAAAACACGGCCTGTACAATTCGCGGAGTTTGTGGAAAGGCAGGAGAAACATCCGATTTGCAGGATCTTTTAATCTACACACTCCAGGGCATGGCGCTGTATGCGGAAAGCACGGATCGGGAATTGGACAACCGCTACGGGGCATTTGCCTGCAAAGCATTGTTTGCCACCATCACCAATGCGAATTTCGATGATGCACGCATCAGCGCGCTCATCAGGGAAGCGCTCACACTGCGTCATGAACTCAAAGCACAGACAAAGCTGTCCGGCGCATTGCATGATGCGGCAGTATGGCAGGGAGCAAGTGATGCGGATTTTGCCGCGCAGTCTGCTCGGGTCGGTATTCAAGGGTATGATGCGGATGAGGATGCCCGCTCTTTGAAATTGTTGATGCTTTACGGACTCAAAGGGATCGCGGCGTATGCGGAGCATGCTGAAATATTGGGAAAACAAAATTTCGATATTTACCGGTTTGTGTTTAAAGCGCTGGCCGCTTTGACCAAGCCGCTTCCCGCCGACACCCTGACGGCCATGGTTTTAGAGACAGGCAGTATTGCGGTCACGACCATGGCGTTGCTCGATGAGGCGAATACATCTGCTTACGGACATCCGGAAATGACCGAGGTCAATATTGGTGTGCAGAACCGTCCGGGTATTTTAATTTCCGGACATGATCTCAAAGATATGGAAGCATTACTTCATCAGACCGAAGGGACCGGGGTGGATGTGTACACGCACAGCGAGATGCTGCCGGCAAATTACTATCCGAGGTTCAAAAAGTATCAGCATTTTGTAGGAAATTATGGTAATGCCTGGTGGAAGCAGGGAAGTGAATTTGAGTCATTCAACGGGCCGGTCATTATGACGACCAACTGCATTACGCCGGTTAGGGAAAGTTACCGTGACCGGATATTTACCACCGGGATGGCTGGTTTTCCAGGTGTGCGGCATATTGCTGAATCCAAGTCAGGAGAAGAGAAGGATTTCAGCGAGGTCATTGCTCTGGCAAAAACCTGCGTTTCACCCCAGGAAATAGAGACCGGCACTCTTATAGGCGGATTTGCCCATCAACAGGTTATGGCATTGTCCGACAAAATCGTGGCGGCAGTTAAGTCCGGCGCCATCAAGCGTTTTGTTGTTATGGCCGGATGTGACGGTCGTCAGCCGGGCCGAAATTATTTTACAGAGGTCGCTGAGGCATTGCCCCAGGAAGCTGTGATCCTGACAGCCGGGTGTGCCAAGTATCGCTATAATAAACTTAATTTGGGTGATATTGGAGGCATTCCGCGCGTATTGGATGCCGGTCAATGCAATGATTCTTATTCATTGGCAGTGATTGCACTGAAGTTAAAAGAGATCATGGGCGCGGCGGATATCAATGATCTGCCGATTTCTTTTGATATTGCCTGGTACGAGCAAAAAGCGGTTACCGTGCTTTTGGCTTTGCTCCATTTGGGATTCAAGGGAATCCGGTTGGGTCCGACATTGCCGGCCTTCCTTTCCCCCGGCGTGGTCAAGGTGCTGGTGGAGAATTTTAATATCAAACCGATCGGGGATGTGGCCAAGGATGTGGCCGATATGATGGGCATCAAGGATGGCGACACGGATAAAGAAACGGCCGGAGTCTAAGAATACAAAAAAATCGGTTTATTTTTGTAGCAGCCATGGGAGCGCCGGTGTCAGTCATTTAGCTGACACCGGCGCTCTTTAAATATTTGGGCCTGAAAAAGTCAAACCGGAACTCATTTCTTGATGAAGCCTGGTCAAACGATTGAGCAAGTACGCTGCCGGGCATTGCCCGGCGCACTCGCCCGGCGAATGCCGGGTGCCGGGTAAGCCAGTGACGTTCTATGACAAAGTCTCTAAATAGCGCTGGAACTTTCGGATAGCAGCCAGGCTGCCGACAACCATGAGTAAAACGCCAATGAGCGGCTGTAGAAAATTGCCTTTGCGTTTACCCGGTTCCAGTACAGCCTCGCCGGGATTGTCCGGGTTGTAATAGGCACGAAATTGTTTGTAGATGGGATACTTTGTAAGCAGCCGGGCGGCATCGCCGCGCTGTTGAGGGGCCAGCGCAATTTGACTGGAGGCATAATTGGTGTCGCCGACCGAGTAATTATATTCTATGATCGCAACTTGATAACTAATAATATTTTCATCCTTGCCCACTTTTTCTGTGGTGGTATAGCTTTCCGCATCTGAGCGGATAATGGTTGCCGGTGCTGTGGGCCAGTGGATGCTGGCCGGGGTTTTTTCAAAAGTACCCAGTCCGACCAGTAATAAACCGATTCCTGCCAGAACCAGACCGGCACCTCCGATAGCAGACCATGCCGGCCCAAAACGCGGACCCAGTCCAAAGCCGAGACCAAAGAGTCCCGCGCCGAGCAGTATCATGGCGATGAGTTTGGCATCTGAAAAAAGATATCCCAGACCCGCGAGAAGACTCCCGCAGCCAAGTATGAGAAGAGCGGAACTTAAAGCTGACAGAGATATTTTTGATGGTTGGGGTTCTTCCGGTAGAGCATGGTTTTCAGACATATTTTATCCCTCCAGGTTGTGTACACACAACAAGCTACATTTATTTATACGCGCAATATTATGAAAAGCAAGATGTAAATAGTGGTGCTAGCGGCCATTTTTTTACAGCCACCGGACTCCGGGTTTGAACAGCGGTAATTTCAAAAAACAAATAAAAAGTGATGAAGGAAATGAAAGAAGTGAAATATAGCAATGTATTATTATCCGTCAAAGTACCAGATAATACGGATGTTCTGTGTAAAAAGGGGTAAAGATACAAAGTGGACGGCACCAAAAGCGGAAAGCCAACCAGGCACAGAAAAAAATGATGAAAAAATGCACGGCGGTGGCGGACTGAAACGAATATTCCCAAAGATGGTTTATAAATATGCTGCGGGGAAAATGACCACCAACGTGCCAAGTGTGCATAAAAATAGCCCTAAAGGACAGTGTTATATAATATGTAAGGAGAAAGGTACTATGAATATGAAAAAATGTTTATTAGCAGGTCATGCGGGGAAAAAATGCCCGGATTGCAAGACGGGAGAGAAATGTCAGGCTTGTCAGGAAAAAGCAGCTCAAGCAGGCAAGGATAGGGTGACCTGTTCGGTGATGGGATCGACCATTGCCAAGGACAAAGTAGTTGCCACCCGTGAGTATAAGAGTAAGAATATTATTTATACTGCAAAGGCTGCATCAGTAAATTTGATAAAAATCCCGGGAAATACGCGAATTAATAAAATGATGTTATGTACAGGGTCGGACATCCGGCATTCGCCGGGTGTCCGACCCTACAGCATTTCGGGTATTGAAGCGCGGGTTTTTGGATCGCGCATACTTGGCACCCATCAGCGTTTTTCCGATATTGATATCGCCCTCAAGGGCAAAGAAAAAATTTCCCTACAAGTCCAGGCCGCATTGAAACAAGCCCTTTCAGAATCCGATCTGCCCATTCTGGTGGATATCGTAGACTGGCATGCCATCTCAGATGAATTCAAATCCATTATTGAAAAAAAATTCGAGATATTATAAATTAATCCTTGGATTGGTACACATTAAATAGGCTTGAAGCTGTGGGTAAATCCCAGTGCATGCAGCAGGGTATCCAGTGTTTTTAATGTGGGATTGCCATGTTCGGACAGTGCTTTATAAATGCTTTGCCGGGAGAGTCCGGCTTTTTTAGCTAAGTTTGCGACACCCACAGCCTCAGCCATTCTCCGTAGAGCCAGCAAGAGCAATTTTTCATTACCGTCTTTTTCATAGTTTTTTAGAGCAGCAGTCAAATAAGCATAGGCTTCTTCCGGATTTCTTTTGAAGTCATCTTTGATAATATCCGACCAGTGCGAATAACCTTTTAGCTTCTGTTTTTGTTTGCTCGTCAGTTTATTCATGAAACCATCTCCAATAATCTTTGGCTTTTTTTATATCCTTTTGCTGTGTTTTTTTATCACCGCCGTGCAATAGCAGCACAACAATGTTCCCAATCTGCCCAAAATAAATTCTTACTCCAAAATTGAATTTTAATTCAAAAACACCTTCGCCCAGCGCTTTGTAATCTCTTAAATTGCCCAATGCCACGCGATCCAAACGGGTACGGATTCGCGTCCGCACTGAAAGGTCTTTTAATGAGCGAAACCAAGTTAAAAAAGGCTCTTTTCCTGCCGGAGTTTTGAAGATTTTTATTTTTTTATGCTGCATCAACGCTCCCTTCTAAATGTAAACTATAATAGATATTATGTCAACTATAATAGACAAGATGTAGTGCGATCCGCCTGACTGAAATTGATCGACCGGTATTATTAGTTAGACTGAAAAATCAGGAGATTGTTGCACGGGTGGGGAAAAAATATTTAGTGTAGCGATATTCCCAATGCCGGCTCATAGGAAGTCAGCATATGAAAATCAATATAGACCAGTTAGACAGTAAATTATACAATTAAAAGTGATAGCGGATATTTTATTGATGCTAAAGGAGAGCATGGTAATGGAAACCATCGATTCAAAAATAATGAAAGAACTTATTTTATCAAAATACCAATATAAAGAAGCAGAAAAAAATATTCAGTCCAATAATTATTTAAAAATGGCATTTGGAATTAACTTATTACATGATTGTTTGGATATGTTTCAGATTGCAATTATAGATCATTTAAAACTTCGTTCCAAGAAAGATGATTCGTTAATTGGAAGATGTAAAAAAATCGAGGAGGAATTGAGTCAAAACAAAATAGAAATTGAATCATATAATTTTATAGCTGATTTAAATACAATAAGGAATAAATTTAAGCATTCCGGTATTTTTCCGGCAGAGATTGACTGTAATCACTACTTGGGGATGACCTACGAATATATTAACACGGCGTGTGAAAAAATATTCTATAAAAAATATTTGGAGATTTTTTTGAGTGGTATTTTGGCCGATGGCAAACCAAAAGAATATATTAAAATTGCCGAGAAAGATTTCGAGAAGGGGAATTATAAATCTTGTCTAATAAATTGCAGAAAATCAATTTACAAAATATTTGAATATCAATTTGATATTAGAAAAGAATCTTTTCTAAGTAAGGTGTTTGGTACCCCGGCGGATGAAATCCCGGCAGGTATTTCTGATTACTCTCAACTTACAAATCTTTCGCTGCACGAAATTGATTTAGAATTACTTAAGTACGGATTGAATACAAAATACTATTGGAATATTCACAGACTTACACCAAAGGTTGTTTATGCAAATGATAAAATCGGCTGGATAGTTAGAGAGGATTTTAGGGTGCTAAATGATCCGGATATAAGACAAAACTGTGAATATGTATTAAATGCGGCTATTGACATTATTGATGCAATTCAAAATAAAATACGATCAACAAAGGATACAAAAAACAGTATTTTAAAAATTAAGTTAAAAAAAGACAATGTGCCGATATACTACTCCGCTAATAAAAACACGGCTGAAATATGCAAGTCTAAAAGCAAAAATGTTATTGTCGATTTTAAAATTCAGGGGACTGACAAAAATAATTATTGGCATGTTATTGGAATATTTAAAATGGGGAAACATCAACCCGGATATATAAAAGGAAGCGATG
This genomic stretch from bacterium harbors:
- a CDS encoding DUF3592 domain-containing protein codes for the protein MSENHALPEEPQPSKISLSALSSALLILGCGSLLAGLGYLFSDAKLIAMILLGAGLFGLGFGLGPRFGPAWSAIGGAGLVLAGIGLLLVGLGTFEKTPASIHWPTAPATIIRSDAESYTTTEKVGKDENIISYQVAIIEYNYSVGDTNYASSQIALAPQQRGDAARLLTKYPIYKQFRAYYNPDNPGEAVLEPGKRKGNFLQPLIGVLLMVVGSLAAIRKFQRYLETLS
- a CDS encoding nucleotidyltransferase domain-containing protein; the encoded protein is MNMKKCLLAGHAGKKCPDCKTGEKCQACQEKAAQAGKDRVTCSVMGSTIAKDKVVATREYKSKNIIYTAKAASVNLIKIPGNTRINKMMLCTGSDIRHSPGVRPYSISGIEARVFGSRILGTHQRFSDIDIALKGKEKISLQVQAALKQALSESDLPILVDIVDWHAISDEFKSIIEKKFEIL
- a CDS encoding putative addiction module antidote protein, which translates into the protein MNKLTSKQKQKLKGYSHWSDIIKDDFKRNPEEAYAYLTAALKNYEKDGNEKLLLLALRRMAEAVGVANLAKKAGLSRQSIYKALSEHGNPTLKTLDTLLHALGFTHSFKPI
- a CDS encoding type II toxin-antitoxin system RelE/ParE family toxin — protein: MQHKKIKIFKTPAGKEPFLTWFRSLKDLSVRTRIRTRLDRVALGNLRDYKALGEGVFELKFNFGVRIYFGQIGNIVVLLLHGGDKKTQQKDIKKAKDYWRWFHE